From the Salvia splendens isolate huo1 unplaced genomic scaffold, SspV2 ctg917, whole genome shotgun sequence genome, the window CATCTTCCCACACAATAGAGCTTGCCTCAGCCAAGCAATTCTCCCTGTTTGCCACAACCTTGGCCATCACTGTCCCATTTGAAACATTCTCCAACTCCATCTTCAGCACCCTCACCAGCTCCTTTATATCAAACTCTGCATCCCCCATTTTGTCGTCCAGCGTGAACGTGTCTCTGTCGTAAACTTGCTGCATTTTAAGCCCatgtcatttttttaattttaaggataCATGATGATTATTGATTAAGAGAGGATGGATGAATTAACATCAACCTACCAATTTGATGGACTGATTTGGATCGGCAACGGTCAAAGTCAGCTCCTCGTTCCATTCCGGGTTCAGATTCTTCTTCACCACTCGAGTCTTTAGCTTCTGATCATTCCACAAGGACGAAAGCTTATTAGTTTGAAGTTTAAGGCGGTATGATCGTCAACTGCAGATTAGTTTG encodes:
- the LOC121791800 gene encoding protein C2-DOMAIN ABA-RELATED 5-like; this encodes MDNILGLLRIKVVRGFKLAKRDARSSDPYVIVRMGKQKLKTRVVKKNLNPEWNEELTLTVADPNQSIKLQVYDRDTFTLDDKMGDAEFDIKELVRVLKMELENVSNGTVMAKVVANRENCLAEASSIVWEDGKVVQNMVLRLRNVECGEVELQLHWIHVPASTPL